From a region of the Tachypleus tridentatus isolate NWPU-2018 chromosome 1, ASM421037v1, whole genome shotgun sequence genome:
- the LOC143233178 gene encoding general transcription factor II-I repeat domain-containing protein 2-like has protein sequence MVQPQVRTFSKRSKKSLTQYNLEWERQKCVATDDGKNMYCAGKGLVGQIYKAVESADCFKPVVLHCIIQQQPLCGKYLNLSCFMEHVVSTVNFICSHGLIHRQFREFLTLIEATYSDLLYHTSVQWLNCGKAMSQFFELRNMIEIFLNEETRPQPLLTNNEWNGFGN, from the coding sequence ATGGTACAACCACAGGTGAGAACATTTTCAAAGAGGTCGAAAAAATCACTAACTCAGTACAACCTGGAATGGGAACGACAGAAGTGCGTTGCAACAGATGATGGTAAAAATATGTATTGTGCAGGAAAAGGTTTAGTTGGGCAAATTTACAAAGCTGTTGAAAGTGCAGATTGTTTCAAGCCTGTGGTTCTTCACTGCATTATTCAACAGCAGCCATTATGTGGAAAATATCTGAATCTGTCATGTTTCATGGAACATGTAGTTTCAACAGTGAACTTCATTTGCTCTCATGGACTCATCCATCGTCAATTCCGTGAATTTTTGACGTTAATAGAAGCAACATATTCCGACTTGCTCTACCACACTTCAGTTCAATGGCTTAACTGTGGGAAGGCTATGTCGCAATTTTTTGAGCTTAGAAATATGATTGAAATATTCTTAAATGAAGAGACCCGCCCTCAACCTTTACtcacaaacaatgaatggaatgGCTTTGGAAATTAG